Proteins encoded within one genomic window of Ranitomeya variabilis isolate aRanVar5 chromosome 4, aRanVar5.hap1, whole genome shotgun sequence:
- the LOC143766808 gene encoding uncharacterized protein LOC143766808 isoform X2: protein MESISSTIKLLFPRCVMAGIDLKDAYYHLPIHAEHQQYLRVAVILKGQVRHFQYVAMPFGLSMAPRIFTKVMLEVMAHLRQRDTLIIPYLDDFLVIGNSVAQCKLRLSNTISSLQELGWIINFEKSRLNPDTTQMFLGIQLDSIQGADVRVFSDNSTTVAYVNRQGGTRSGSLMTIAGEIFQFAETHLTSLTALHIRGVENTKADYLSRNRLRQGEWSLNRTVFRLITRAWGVPQIDLFATRGNRQVERFASLNSMDHPDMLDSLHHPWDFRLAYAFPPMSLIPLVIRKIRRERARVILIAPFWPKRPWFSCLQSMCLSDPWILPLDRELLFQGLFFHPQVKGLHLTAWNLSGSY, encoded by the exons ggatagacctaaaagatgcttactatcaccttcctatacatgccgaacaccagcagtatctaagagtagcggtcatcctgaagggacaggttcgtcacttccaatacgtagcaatgccatttgggctttctatggccccccgcatttttacaaaagtgatgttagaggtaatggctcatctgcgccaacgggacactttaataataccctacctggatgactttttagtgatagggaattctgtggctcaatgtaaattgcggttgtctaacacaatctcatccctgcaggagttgggttggattatcaacttcgaaaagtccagactgaatccagacactactcaaatgtttctagggatccagctagactcc attcaaggagcagatgtaagagttttctcagacaactccaccacagtggcctatgtaaaccgtcagggcggtacacggtcaggaagtctgatgaccatcgcaggggagatcttccagtttgcagagactcatcttacatccctaacagccctacacatcagaggagtagaaaataccaaagcggactacctcagtcgaaacaggctgcgccagggagaatggtccttaaacagaaccgtgttcagactaataacaagagcatggggagtgcctcagatagatctatttgccacaagaggcaacaggcaagtagaaagattcgcttccctgaactccatggatcatccagacatgctggactcccTACATCATCCTTGGGACTTCAgactggcttacgcctttcctccaatgtctctaattccgctagtgatcaggaagatcaggagggaacgtgcaagggtgatcctcattgcacccttctggccaaagaggccatggttctcctgcctccaaagcatgtgtctatccgatccatggattcttccgttggacagggaactactgttccaggggctgtttttccacccgcaagtgaaaggacttcacttgacggcgtggaacttgagcggcagttactaa
- the LOC143766808 gene encoding uncharacterized protein LOC143766808 isoform X3 produces MESISSTIKLLFPRCVMAGIDLKDAYYHLPIHAEHQQYLRVAVILKGQELGWIINFEKSRLNPDTTQMFLGIQLDSIQGADVRVFSDNSTTVAYVNRQGGTRSGSLMTIAGEIFQFAETHLTSLTALHIRGVENTKADYLSRNRLRQGEWSLNRTVFRLITRAWGVPQIDLFATRGNRQVERFASLNSMDHPDMLDSLHHPWDFRLAYAFPPMSLIPLVIRKIRRERARVILIAPFWPKRPWFSCLQSMCLSDPWILPLDRELLFQGLFFHPQVKGLHLTAWNLSGSY; encoded by the exons ggatagacctaaaagatgcttactatcaccttcctatacatgccgaacaccagcagtatctaagagtagcggtcatcctgaagggacag gagttgggttggattatcaacttcgaaaagtccagactgaatccagacactactcaaatgtttctagggatccagctagactcc attcaaggagcagatgtaagagttttctcagacaactccaccacagtggcctatgtaaaccgtcagggcggtacacggtcaggaagtctgatgaccatcgcaggggagatcttccagtttgcagagactcatcttacatccctaacagccctacacatcagaggagtagaaaataccaaagcggactacctcagtcgaaacaggctgcgccagggagaatggtccttaaacagaaccgtgttcagactaataacaagagcatggggagtgcctcagatagatctatttgccacaagaggcaacaggcaagtagaaagattcgcttccctgaactccatggatcatccagacatgctggactcccTACATCATCCTTGGGACTTCAgactggcttacgcctttcctccaatgtctctaattccgctagtgatcaggaagatcaggagggaacgtgcaagggtgatcctcattgcacccttctggccaaagaggccatggttctcctgcctccaaagcatgtgtctatccgatccatggattcttccgttggacagggaactactgttccaggggctgtttttccacccgcaagtgaaaggacttcacttgacggcgtggaacttgagcggcagttactaa
- the LOC143766808 gene encoding uncharacterized protein LOC143766808 isoform X1 translates to MESISSTIKLLFPRCVMAGIDLKDAYYHLPIHAEHQQYLRVAVILKGQELGWIINFEKSRLNPDTTQMFLGIQLDSVSQKSFLPHAKKMTIQSKVSEAIKNPYMTLRKAMSLLGSLSSCIPAVPWAQFHTRQLQYEVLSAQGRKGHLESKLTLSRDVIESLAWWLDMGHLSGGVPWIVDPSKIITTDASPTGWGAHMEDDIVQDIWNQAESSCSSNWKELTAVGKALNYFLPQIQGADVRVFSDNSTTVAYVNRQGGTRSGSLMTIAGEIFQFAETHLTSLTALHIRGVENTKADYLSRNRLRQGEWSLNRTVFRLITRAWGVPQIDLFATRGNRQVERFASLNSMDHPDMLDSLHHPWDFRLAYAFPPMSLIPLVIRKIRRERARVILIAPFWPKRPWFSCLQSMCLSDPWILPLDRELLFQGLFFHPQVKGLHLTAWNLSGSY, encoded by the exons ggatagacctaaaagatgcttactatcaccttcctatacatgccgaacaccagcagtatctaagagtagcggtcatcctgaagggacag gagttgggttggattatcaacttcgaaaagtccagactgaatccagacactactcaaatgtttctagggatccagctagactccgtaagtcaaaaaagcttcctcccgcatgcaaagaaaatgactatacagtcaaaggtgtcagaagcaataaaaaacccctacatgacactgagaaaggctatgtccttactaggatcattgtcctcatgtatcccggctgtaccatgggctcaattccatacccgccaattacagtacgaagtactgtcagcccagggacggaaaggacacctagagagtaaactaactctctctagagatgtcatagaatctctagcctggtggctagatatgggacacctttcagggggtgtaccgtggatagtagatccatccaaaataatcactacagacgccagccctacgggatggggtgcacatatggaagatGACATAGTCCAGGATATCTGGAATCAGGCAGAATCATCATGTTCgtcaaattggaaagaattaacagcagtaggaaaagccttaaattattttcttccacagattcaaggagcagatgtaagagttttctcagacaactccaccacagtggcctatgtaaaccgtcagggcggtacacggtcaggaagtctgatgaccatcgcaggggagatcttccagtttgcagagactcatcttacatccctaacagccctacacatcagaggagtagaaaataccaaagcggactacctcagtcgaaacaggctgcgccagggagaatggtccttaaacagaaccgtgttcagactaataacaagagcatggggagtgcctcagatagatctatttgccacaagaggcaacaggcaagtagaaagattcgcttccctgaactccatggatcatccagacatgctggactcccTACATCATCCTTGGGACTTCAgactggcttacgcctttcctccaatgtctctaattccgctagtgatcaggaagatcaggagggaacgtgcaagggtgatcctcattgcacccttctggccaaagaggccatggttctcctgcctccaaagcatgtgtctatccgatccatggattcttccgttggacagggaactactgttccaggggctgtttttccacccgcaagtgaaaggacttcacttgacggcgtggaacttgagcggcagttactaa